One window of the Salminus brasiliensis chromosome 1, fSalBra1.hap2, whole genome shotgun sequence genome contains the following:
- the hmgn2 gene encoding non-histone chromosomal protein HMG-17, with translation MPKRKADGDKAAKGKEEPTRRSARLSARPAPPKPAPKPKKAAPKKAAKGKKANPAENGDAKADQAQKVEAAGDAK, from the exons ATGCCCAAAAGAAAG GCTGACGGAGACAAGGCTGCCAAAGGCAAGGAGGAG CCAACAAGACGCTCCGCAAGGCTGTCTGCT agaCCAGCCCCTCCAAAACCAGCCCCAAAGCCTAAGAAAGCTGCCCCCAAG AAGGCAGCCAAAGGGAAGAAGGCCAACCCTGCTGAAAATGGAGATGCCAAGGCAGACCAG gCGCAAAAGGTTGAAGCTGCAGGAGACGCCAAATGA